The Corynebacterium suranareeae genome window below encodes:
- a CDS encoding iron chelate uptake ABC transporter family permease subunit produces the protein MTVTQDKPTAQINRTAGLIVLTFVCCGALALSMAVGSRTIPLSDILFYLLNPDPADPVSQVVWQSRVPRTVLILVAGAALGVAGGLMQAVTRNPMTDPGILGVNAGASLMVVVGLAFFGVTDISHYMWWSFAGATITSVAVFAIGNTGPMRGSPVRMTLSGVALGAVLGGFTSAVLLTNSTVLERMRGWSAGTTASQPLDATLSIVPFIIVGLIIALSCTRALDVLSLGEAAAVAMGAHPQRTRLWALVAIALLAGGATAAAGPIGFIGLLAPHLSRMVVGPHQGWIMAYCVVLAPAILGVSDVIGRVITAGEVPVGVVTAFVGAPLLIYMVRKYRMPEV, from the coding sequence ATGACAGTCACACAAGATAAGCCAACCGCTCAAATAAACCGCACGGCGGGCTTAATTGTTTTAACCTTTGTCTGCTGTGGGGCGCTAGCGCTCAGCATGGCAGTTGGGTCTAGAACAATCCCGCTTTCAGATATTCTGTTTTACCTCCTAAATCCCGATCCAGCTGATCCAGTCTCCCAAGTGGTGTGGCAGTCGAGAGTGCCTCGCACTGTATTGATCCTTGTTGCAGGTGCAGCGCTAGGTGTTGCTGGAGGTCTCATGCAGGCGGTAACCAGAAATCCGATGACTGATCCCGGGATTTTGGGGGTGAATGCTGGAGCTTCCCTCATGGTTGTTGTCGGACTGGCGTTTTTCGGTGTGACTGATATTTCGCATTACATGTGGTGGTCTTTCGCTGGCGCGACGATCACCTCAGTTGCGGTTTTTGCTATTGGTAATACAGGCCCCATGCGCGGAAGTCCCGTTCGTATGACGTTGTCTGGTGTGGCTTTAGGCGCTGTACTTGGAGGTTTTACCTCTGCAGTATTACTCACCAACTCAACTGTCCTCGAACGTATGCGTGGTTGGTCGGCAGGCACCACAGCTTCGCAACCTCTTGATGCAACGTTATCCATTGTGCCGTTCATCATTGTCGGATTAATCATTGCACTTTCGTGCACGCGAGCGTTAGATGTTTTATCTCTTGGTGAAGCCGCAGCTGTTGCCATGGGTGCCCACCCTCAACGAACCCGACTGTGGGCTTTGGTGGCAATCGCTTTGTTAGCTGGTGGTGCAACAGCAGCTGCAGGCCCCATTGGCTTTATCGGTTTGTTAGCCCCACATTTATCCCGCATGGTGGTGGGTCCGCATCAAGGCTGGATTATGGCCTACTGCGTTGTCTTGGCTCCTGCAATCCTTGGCGTTAGCGATGTCATTGGGCGAGTAATCACCGCTGGTGAAGTGCCAGTTGGTGTGGTTACAGCTTTTGTTGGGGCTCCACTACTTATCTACATGGTGCGTAAGTACCGCATGCCGGAGGTGTAA
- a CDS encoding ABC transporter ATP-binding protein, whose amino-acid sequence MNVQATEAFDFQTKDSASEVQDAIMHRETVGGIVVDPTTQTTTIYTASGNGAPYATLLNTIAQGMQAQGQQVMVEELAPLSENDPQGTSLSTLGLPLAFGGMISAATLTLLLKNKPWHKLAGSLIISLVGGLVAAALMQYGYDLFPADTNFWSVAGTISLGIAAISLFVIGLAGLIGMAGVGIGAILTIFIANPLSGLATGWWWLPQPWGAIGQFLPIGATGHLLRSDLFFNGTGATQELWTLIAWALIGVALSVISGFRPQTQNVAS is encoded by the coding sequence ATGAATGTCCAAGCTACCGAAGCCTTTGACTTCCAAACCAAGGATTCAGCCTCAGAGGTACAAGACGCCATCATGCACCGCGAAACAGTGGGCGGCATTGTGGTTGATCCAACCACTCAAACCACGACGATTTACACCGCATCAGGAAATGGCGCCCCCTATGCAACGTTGCTGAATACAATCGCACAGGGCATGCAGGCACAAGGCCAACAGGTTATGGTCGAAGAGCTTGCTCCACTAAGTGAAAATGACCCGCAGGGCACAAGCCTTTCTACCCTGGGCCTCCCCTTAGCTTTCGGTGGCATGATCTCTGCAGCCACTCTCACGTTACTGCTCAAGAACAAGCCTTGGCACAAACTCGCTGGATCATTAATCATCAGCCTTGTCGGTGGCCTCGTGGCTGCCGCACTAATGCAATACGGATATGATCTCTTCCCAGCAGACACTAACTTCTGGAGTGTTGCTGGCACCATTTCCCTAGGCATCGCAGCAATTTCGCTGTTTGTCATTGGATTGGCCGGACTAATCGGCATGGCAGGTGTCGGAATTGGAGCGATCCTCACCATCTTCATCGCCAATCCACTATCGGGCCTTGCTACTGGCTGGTGGTGGTTGCCACAACCATGGGGAGCTATCGGACAGTTCCTCCCCATCGGTGCAACCGGTCACCTTCTGCGCTCTGATCTATTCTTCAACGGCACTGGAGCAACCCAAGAGCTGTGGACACTTATTGCCTGGGCCCTTATCGGCGTAGCCCTGAGTGTCATTTCAGGATTTCGACCTCAAACCCAAAACGTAGCTTCCTAG
- a CDS encoding rhodanese-like domain-containing protein has translation MKEVSVNDVPAGAQLIDVREVDEFAEVRAQGAINIPMSEIVGRVDEIDLDRDIYVICKLGGRSAKVAEYLEQRGIEAINVDGGTEGWVAAGLPTES, from the coding sequence ATGAAGGAAGTATCTGTCAACGACGTTCCAGCAGGCGCACAGCTGATCGATGTTCGTGAAGTAGATGAGTTCGCTGAGGTTCGTGCACAAGGTGCGATCAATATCCCAATGAGTGAGATCGTTGGCCGAGTTGATGAAATTGATTTAGACCGCGATATTTATGTCATCTGCAAGCTGGGTGGACGTTCCGCCAAGGTTGCTGAATACCTTGAGCAGCGTGGCATTGAAGCCATCAATGTTGACGGCGGAACTGAAGGATGGGTTGCTGCAGGACTGCCAACTGAGTCCTAA
- a CDS encoding MarR family winged helix-turn-helix transcriptional regulator yields the protein MATHPDIPTELLESPSYQLERLRRRTRDHVEAELSKHDTTMREFWTLTCLVHSNAASQSVLCELLAIDASDMVRLVDALEKRGWAKRERDPKDRRRQIVASTKKGKAAQADLHKVVLVAEDAALDESTSKQLKHLRKLAAAIIATEED from the coding sequence ATGGCTACGCATCCAGATATCCCAACAGAGCTGCTTGAATCCCCGAGCTATCAACTTGAGCGTCTTCGACGCCGTACTCGTGACCATGTGGAGGCAGAATTGTCTAAACATGACACCACGATGAGGGAATTCTGGACGCTTACGTGTTTGGTCCATTCCAATGCTGCAAGCCAGTCAGTTCTGTGTGAGCTGCTGGCTATCGATGCTTCGGATATGGTCAGACTGGTTGATGCATTAGAGAAGCGCGGTTGGGCAAAAAGGGAACGTGATCCCAAAGACCGTCGGCGTCAGATCGTTGCTTCAACCAAGAAGGGAAAAGCTGCTCAGGCGGACTTACACAAAGTTGTGCTTGTGGCAGAGGATGCTGCGTTGGATGAGTCTACATCCAAGCAGTTGAAGCACCTTCGCAAGTTGGCCGCAGCAATTATCGCTACCGAAGAGGACTAA
- a CDS encoding Pls/PosA family non-ribosomal peptide synthetase has translation MALSSVPAQFLRSAEAPPKRTLWDILESIASTYPEAAAIDDGQVLTYAELLEEVTTLADSMHTQGVRRGDRIGIRMPSGTRDLYIAILATLAAGAAYVPVDADDPEERAEMVFGEANINALFDASGFHMIRPTAGGDTRRPRLDDTAWIIFTSGSTGKPKGVAVSHRSAAAFVDAEAQMFLVNHPSGPLGPEDRVLAGLSVAFDASCEEMWLAWGHGACLVPAPRSLVRSGMDLGPWLIRRDISVVSTVPTLAGLWPAEALSQVRLLIVGGEACSQELVERLSTPDREVWNTYGPTEATVVACGTQLHAGQPVGIGLPLAGWDLVVVNDAGDPVEVGEVGELVIGGVGLARYLDPEKDREKYAPLKSVGWSRAYRSGDHVRLEEDGLYFVGRVDDQVKIGGRRIELGEVDANVAALPNVRSSAVVVQTTGADQKVLVAYVSLEDAAAGFDHDGAAARLSDTMPAALVPRIHVMDELPVTTSGKVDKKSLPWPLPGTVVEADDLSATEAWLAQEWVDILGTSVSDKDADFFSLGGTSLAAATLVGRVREKVPTAAVRDLYDHPRLEKFAERIETIAAETGISLESPHEVEQRVVVPVAASTRVIQTLIQIPIMTLQAAQWLAWLLLGNNILVALDVQWATPVSWWLVVAMILIFATPIGRLPIGGWGARLITKGITPGDYPRGGSTHLRIWTAERLADASGSRNISGATWVNYFARALGVKLGKGVDLHSLPPVTGLLTLGNNVSIEQEVDMRGYWLDGDILHVGAIEVHENARIGARSTLLPGTVVGKGAHLLPGSTVTGDKTIKPGSRWAGSPAQKVGRAKHRFPESQPPRRSRWVPVFGATSIVLSLLPLVALGAGAALTLWLATISPISLAVGVLVFATVGALAAFFVYTGIIWVLVRLLQIGITGGITPVRSRLGWQVWTVERLMDDARTYLFPLYASQLTPLWFRSLGAKIGKDVEISTAVMIPKLADIREGAFLADDTLIGGYELGHGWLLSGETRVGKRSFLGNSGIAGPERKLAKNSLVAVLSSTPKKAKANSNWWGSPPERMRRVTVEVDEGESKTYNPGMGVKIARGVVETARLLAPMTSGVLAAFSLLLMQYLLQEFNMWISWLLGGLILMAVGVLAMGITVVMKWVCVGKHKPSEHPLWSRFVWLNELQDAFVESVAGPWFLVPNLGTGALNLGLSALGAHIGRGAWIESYWLPETDLCFIGEGATVGPGVVVQTHLFQDRVMSLDTVSIAAGATLADHSVALPASLIDASATIGPGSLVMRGDKVPAHTRWQGNPIEPWINS, from the coding sequence GTGGCATTAAGCAGTGTCCCCGCCCAGTTCCTAAGGTCCGCCGAGGCTCCGCCGAAGCGTACGTTGTGGGACATTTTGGAATCTATCGCCTCCACTTATCCTGAAGCCGCAGCTATTGATGATGGCCAGGTACTTACCTATGCGGAGCTTTTAGAGGAAGTCACTACGCTGGCTGATTCTATGCATACCCAAGGTGTTCGTCGGGGTGATCGCATTGGTATTCGTATGCCTTCGGGTACGCGTGATCTTTATATCGCTATTTTGGCTACGTTGGCTGCTGGTGCTGCATATGTTCCAGTGGATGCGGATGATCCAGAGGAACGCGCTGAGATGGTGTTCGGCGAAGCGAATATTAACGCGCTTTTTGATGCCTCGGGTTTCCATATGATCCGCCCAACCGCAGGTGGCGATACCCGCAGGCCTCGCCTTGATGATACTGCGTGGATTATTTTCACCTCTGGTTCTACTGGCAAGCCGAAAGGCGTGGCGGTTTCTCACCGTTCGGCAGCTGCTTTTGTCGATGCCGAAGCACAGATGTTTTTAGTCAACCATCCTTCTGGCCCACTTGGCCCAGAAGACCGCGTCCTTGCAGGATTGTCTGTAGCCTTTGATGCTTCTTGCGAGGAAATGTGGTTGGCATGGGGACATGGTGCTTGCCTGGTCCCGGCGCCGCGCTCGCTGGTTCGCTCAGGCATGGATTTAGGCCCGTGGTTGATCCGCCGCGATATCAGCGTAGTGTCCACGGTTCCTACCCTGGCTGGCCTGTGGCCAGCAGAAGCATTGTCGCAGGTCCGCCTGCTCATTGTCGGCGGGGAGGCTTGCTCGCAGGAGCTCGTCGAACGCTTATCGACGCCCGACCGCGAAGTTTGGAACACCTACGGCCCAACTGAAGCAACGGTGGTTGCTTGTGGCACACAACTGCACGCTGGCCAGCCAGTAGGTATTGGTTTACCTCTTGCTGGGTGGGATTTGGTAGTAGTCAATGATGCTGGCGACCCAGTTGAGGTTGGTGAAGTCGGTGAATTAGTCATCGGCGGTGTCGGACTTGCTCGCTATTTGGATCCGGAAAAAGATCGGGAAAAGTACGCTCCTTTAAAGTCTGTGGGTTGGAGCAGGGCATATCGCTCCGGTGACCATGTGCGTTTGGAGGAAGACGGCCTGTACTTTGTGGGTCGTGTGGATGATCAGGTCAAAATTGGTGGCCGACGCATCGAACTTGGTGAGGTTGATGCCAATGTTGCAGCACTTCCCAATGTGCGTTCTTCAGCGGTAGTGGTTCAAACCACGGGCGCGGATCAAAAAGTTCTTGTTGCGTATGTGTCTTTGGAAGACGCTGCTGCAGGTTTCGATCACGATGGTGCAGCTGCTCGTCTTAGTGACACCATGCCCGCAGCGTTGGTCCCGCGCATTCATGTGATGGATGAGCTTCCTGTTACTACATCAGGCAAAGTAGATAAGAAATCTTTGCCGTGGCCTCTGCCTGGAACTGTTGTGGAAGCCGATGATCTTAGTGCTACTGAAGCGTGGCTAGCGCAAGAGTGGGTGGATATTCTTGGAACCTCAGTCAGTGATAAAGATGCTGATTTCTTTAGCCTCGGAGGTACTTCTCTAGCAGCGGCAACGTTGGTCGGTCGAGTTCGTGAAAAGGTTCCCACAGCAGCGGTGCGTGATCTTTATGATCATCCGCGTTTGGAGAAATTCGCCGAACGCATCGAGACAATCGCTGCAGAGACCGGTATCTCTTTGGAATCTCCACACGAGGTTGAACAGCGTGTGGTTGTCCCAGTTGCTGCAAGCACGCGGGTGATCCAAACCCTCATTCAGATTCCGATCATGACGCTTCAAGCAGCGCAGTGGCTGGCGTGGCTGTTGTTGGGCAACAATATTTTGGTAGCTTTGGACGTCCAGTGGGCGACACCTGTGTCATGGTGGCTTGTTGTTGCCATGATCTTGATTTTCGCAACCCCGATTGGCAGGCTTCCGATTGGTGGTTGGGGTGCACGGTTAATTACCAAGGGAATAACACCTGGGGATTACCCTCGTGGTGGCTCCACACATTTGCGTATTTGGACTGCTGAACGTCTTGCTGATGCCTCTGGTTCACGCAATATTTCTGGTGCCACCTGGGTGAACTATTTCGCCCGTGCACTTGGCGTCAAGCTTGGCAAAGGGGTGGATCTGCACTCACTGCCACCAGTGACAGGCCTGTTGACCTTGGGTAACAATGTCTCAATCGAGCAAGAAGTTGATATGCGCGGCTACTGGCTCGATGGTGATATTTTGCATGTTGGTGCTATTGAAGTGCATGAAAATGCACGTATCGGCGCACGTTCTACGCTTCTTCCAGGCACTGTGGTGGGCAAAGGCGCACATTTGTTGCCGGGTTCCACAGTTACTGGCGATAAAACCATTAAGCCGGGCTCTCGTTGGGCTGGTTCACCTGCGCAAAAAGTTGGTCGCGCAAAGCACAGGTTCCCGGAATCTCAGCCTCCACGCAGGTCACGCTGGGTTCCCGTATTCGGCGCAACCTCAATTGTGTTGTCGCTGTTACCACTTGTGGCATTGGGAGCTGGCGCTGCGCTGACCTTGTGGTTGGCCACCATTAGCCCCATTTCACTCGCAGTGGGTGTCTTAGTTTTTGCCACGGTAGGCGCTTTGGCTGCGTTTTTTGTCTACACCGGAATCATTTGGGTGTTGGTCAGGCTGCTCCAAATTGGTATCACTGGTGGCATCACACCTGTCAGATCACGGCTTGGTTGGCAGGTGTGGACCGTGGAACGATTGATGGATGATGCCCGCACGTACCTCTTCCCTTTGTATGCCTCTCAATTAACTCCACTGTGGTTTAGGAGTTTGGGTGCGAAGATCGGCAAGGATGTAGAAATCTCCACTGCGGTGATGATCCCGAAACTGGCCGATATCCGCGAAGGCGCATTCCTAGCAGATGACACCCTCATCGGCGGATATGAATTGGGCCATGGTTGGTTGCTCAGCGGTGAAACACGCGTGGGTAAACGTTCCTTCTTGGGCAACTCCGGCATTGCTGGGCCTGAGCGTAAATTGGCTAAAAATTCCTTGGTTGCAGTCCTTTCATCGACTCCGAAGAAGGCGAAAGCTAATTCCAACTGGTGGGGTTCACCACCGGAGCGGATGCGTCGAGTAACCGTGGAAGTTGATGAAGGTGAATCCAAAACCTACAACCCAGGCATGGGAGTCAAAATTGCTCGTGGTGTGGTAGAAACAGCCAGGCTTCTTGCACCGATGACCTCTGGTGTTTTAGCTGCGTTTTCTTTGCTGCTCATGCAGTATCTACTTCAGGAATTCAATATGTGGATCAGCTGGTTGCTTGGAGGACTTATTCTCATGGCGGTCGGTGTGTTAGCCATGGGGATTACGGTTGTGATGAAGTGGGTGTGCGTCGGCAAGCATAAGCCCTCAGAGCATCCTCTCTGGAGCCGCTTTGTCTGGCTTAATGAGCTGCAAGATGCGTTTGTGGAATCCGTCGCCGGGCCGTGGTTCTTGGTGCCCAATTTGGGCACCGGCGCGCTGAATCTTGGTTTGAGTGCGCTGGGCGCGCATATTGGCCGTGGTGCGTGGATCGAATCGTATTGGCTGCCCGAAACCGACCTGTGTTTTATCGGTGAAGGCGCCACGGTTGGCCCTGGCGTGGTCGTACAAACGCACCTCTTCCAGGACCGCGTGATGAGCCTGGATACGGTGAGTATCGCTGCAGGCGCCACCCTAGCGGACCACTCCGTTGCCTTACCGGCTTCGCTTATCGACGCCTCCGCCACCATCGGCCCCGGCTCCCTGGTGATGCGCGGCGACAAGGTCCCAGCGCATACCCGCTGGCAGGGCAACCCAATTGAGCCCTGGATAAACTCCTAA
- a CDS encoding ABC transporter ATP-binding protein — MTRLALENARLGYADKVICQDVSLDVPDGQFTVIVGPNACGKSTLLKSLTRLISPMHGQILLDGHSLHNLPTRDVARKVGLLPQGPIAPDGIRVIDLVSRGRYPHQSLFKPWSPEDEAAVAEAMDATGIRELSGRLVDELSGGQRQRVWMAVALAQQTPILLLDEPTTFLDVSYQIELLELCRKLNRNSGHTLVAVLHDLNQAARYADHIIAMKDGEVVASGSPDAVITEELVRTVFGVDSIIIQDPESGAPLMIPTWGHADHH, encoded by the coding sequence ATGACACGTCTTGCCCTAGAAAATGCTCGCCTCGGATACGCAGACAAAGTCATCTGCCAAGATGTCAGTCTAGATGTCCCTGATGGGCAGTTCACCGTTATTGTCGGCCCCAACGCGTGCGGTAAGTCCACGTTGCTAAAAAGCCTTACCCGCTTGATCTCTCCTATGCATGGCCAGATCCTGCTTGATGGCCATTCTTTGCACAATCTTCCTACTCGCGATGTCGCACGCAAGGTTGGGCTTCTCCCCCAGGGCCCAATCGCGCCAGATGGAATCCGGGTTATTGATTTGGTGTCTCGTGGACGATACCCACACCAGAGCTTATTCAAGCCCTGGTCCCCAGAAGACGAGGCGGCGGTTGCAGAAGCCATGGACGCAACAGGCATCAGAGAGCTTTCAGGCAGGCTTGTCGACGAACTCTCCGGCGGTCAGCGTCAACGCGTCTGGATGGCTGTGGCTCTAGCCCAACAAACGCCCATTTTGCTGCTTGATGAGCCAACGACATTTCTTGATGTCAGCTACCAGATTGAACTTTTGGAGCTGTGCCGAAAATTAAACCGAAACAGCGGTCACACTTTGGTTGCTGTCCTGCATGATTTAAACCAGGCTGCCCGCTACGCCGATCACATCATCGCGATGAAAGATGGTGAGGTTGTGGCATCCGGCAGCCCTGATGCTGTTATTACTGAAGAATTAGTACGTACGGTTTTCGGCGTAGATTCCATCATCATCCAAGATCCAGAATCCGGCGCGCCATTGATGATCCCAACGTGGGGGCACGCTGACCACCACTAG
- a CDS encoding TetR/AcrR family transcriptional regulator: MEQGVPFLDKWNIEFHLEKVQGLKMRADALAKREAIVLAAKDLIFKENAELSFRLIATEADVGVATVHRHFPSLVDLLVEVIPLALADIQALIDSFDPMWESDPAKAWHTICHTLSGMEATVLNDSFYLTVVESLKVEKVRELLISNLRPLIAGLLNKAVKHGFVAPDLEPLKFHFGLVAASRPLPIQVERIEPGFSAWAVDNFLSGLRSNADTSK, from the coding sequence GTGGAACAAGGTGTTCCATTTTTGGATAAATGGAACATAGAATTCCATTTAGAAAAAGTGCAAGGGTTAAAGATGCGAGCAGATGCGCTAGCTAAACGTGAAGCCATAGTTTTAGCTGCTAAAGACTTGATTTTTAAAGAAAATGCAGAGCTGTCTTTTAGGTTGATAGCCACTGAAGCCGATGTCGGGGTGGCTACTGTGCATCGCCATTTTCCTAGCCTGGTGGACCTACTTGTTGAAGTGATTCCACTTGCTTTAGCCGATATTCAGGCTCTCATTGATTCTTTCGATCCAATGTGGGAAAGTGACCCAGCAAAAGCCTGGCATACAATTTGCCACACGTTATCGGGGATGGAGGCGACTGTGTTAAACGATAGTTTTTATCTCACAGTTGTGGAATCTTTGAAGGTGGAAAAGGTCCGTGAACTGCTGATTAGTAATCTTCGGCCACTTATTGCGGGCTTGTTAAACAAGGCTGTAAAACACGGTTTTGTCGCACCTGACTTAGAACCACTGAAGTTTCACTTCGGTCTGGTTGCTGCTTCACGGCCGTTGCCTATCCAAGTCGAACGTATTGAGCCGGGCTTTTCAGCCTGGGCGGTAGATAATTTTCTTAGTGGACTGCGGTCAAACGCGGACACCAGCAAATAA
- a CDS encoding FecCD family ABC transporter permease → MVDTQIKKPTQPALDFGRKIYRIGPKSRPFLLISARTAIITGILWIATATLAMYSLVNGSASITVGEALQAVAGNGDSFTTMIVVEWRAPRILLAILLGATLAMSGAIFQNLTANPLGSPDVIGFQTGSYTGALIVMLVIGGSSAATMVGALTGGIVTAMVVFFLASKRGFAGGVRLIIVGIGVSAILASINVWILLTASVEDAIMASLWGAGNLSGTSWKSLALAAVGSIVFIGTAVLLARPMRLMQIGVPFAVALGQNVKVVQIMAVIAGIGLTALATATAGPISFIALAAPQIARRLVHVDGLALAPSAAVGSFLLILADTIAQRINPESPLPVGIVTVSIGGVYFLWLLLREGRRK, encoded by the coding sequence ATGGTTGATACACAAATAAAAAAGCCAACTCAACCTGCCTTAGATTTTGGCCGAAAAATTTACCGGATCGGCCCGAAATCAAGGCCATTTCTGCTGATTAGTGCGCGCACCGCCATCATCACTGGAATTTTATGGATCGCCACTGCCACTTTGGCCATGTATTCATTAGTTAATGGATCTGCCTCAATCACCGTCGGCGAAGCCTTGCAGGCTGTGGCCGGCAACGGGGATTCTTTTACCACCATGATCGTTGTGGAATGGCGCGCGCCCCGCATACTGTTAGCAATTTTGTTGGGCGCAACGTTGGCAATGAGTGGTGCGATTTTCCAAAACCTCACCGCCAACCCACTGGGTTCTCCTGATGTGATTGGTTTTCAAACGGGTTCTTATACCGGGGCTCTTATTGTCATGCTTGTCATCGGTGGTAGTTCCGCAGCAACAATGGTCGGTGCTTTAACAGGTGGCATTGTTACCGCAATGGTTGTATTTTTCTTAGCATCTAAGCGTGGTTTTGCGGGCGGAGTTCGTCTTATCATCGTTGGCATTGGTGTCAGTGCGATTCTGGCGTCCATCAACGTGTGGATCTTGCTTACTGCTTCTGTTGAAGATGCCATCATGGCTAGCTTGTGGGGTGCCGGTAACCTGTCTGGAACTTCATGGAAATCCTTAGCACTGGCAGCAGTTGGTTCCATTGTGTTTATCGGAACTGCGGTATTGCTGGCGCGTCCAATGCGCCTTATGCAAATCGGTGTCCCTTTTGCTGTGGCGTTGGGACAAAACGTCAAAGTTGTACAGATCATGGCCGTTATCGCAGGTATCGGCCTTACCGCTTTGGCTACAGCTACGGCTGGCCCGATTTCCTTTATTGCACTGGCTGCCCCTCAAATCGCTCGCCGTCTTGTCCATGTGGATGGCTTAGCGCTTGCTCCTAGCGCAGCGGTTGGATCCTTCTTGCTTATTCTCGCGGATACGATTGCGCAGCGCATTAATCCAGAATCGCCACTACCAGTGGGTATTGTTACGGTATCCATCGGTGGCGTGTACTTCCTATGGCTTCTACTGAGAGAAGGTCGACGCAAATGA
- a CDS encoding succinic semialdehyde dehydrogenase — translation MLKRLSLGPLPKNFLNTLLNLTANAQGDAEKIKVEAPFTGKPIGYVFDGGQVDVDRAFELSRQAQQQWAQTPVTGRKKIFDRFHDLVLKHRELLMDIVQLETGKNRASAADEVFDIAITTRFYVNNAAKFLNDKKRPGALPIVTRTTQQHVPKGVVGQITPWNYPLTLGVSDAVPALLAGNGVVAKPDLATPFSCLIMVKLLIDAGLPPHLMQVVTGSGEVVGGAIADQCDFLMFTGSTKTGRILGRQVGERLVGFSAELGGKNPLIVAKDADLDHVIAELPQACFSNSGQLCVSIERIYIEEEVYEEVVERFVRGVQQMSLGAGFEWSVEMGSLINQAQLDRVSEFVDQAKSAGATVLCGGKARPDLGPYFYEPTVLSDVPESAALRTEEVFGPVVFMEKVASLEMAVTKANDTSYGLNASVFASPETGRGVARQLEAGGVGINDGYAATWASVSTPLGGMKQSGLGRRHGAEGMLKYTEIRNVAEQRWVSMRGSAKISRKVYADTVATALRVGKILKILP, via the coding sequence ATGTTAAAACGTCTCTCTTTAGGTCCGCTGCCCAAAAATTTTCTAAACACATTGCTAAATCTGACTGCCAATGCCCAAGGCGATGCCGAAAAGATAAAAGTTGAGGCACCTTTTACAGGCAAACCCATTGGTTATGTTTTTGATGGCGGTCAGGTAGATGTGGACAGGGCTTTCGAGTTGTCTCGGCAAGCACAGCAGCAGTGGGCACAAACACCTGTGACAGGTCGGAAGAAAATTTTCGACAGGTTTCATGATCTGGTTTTAAAACACCGTGAACTGCTGATGGATATCGTGCAGTTAGAAACCGGAAAGAATCGTGCGTCGGCAGCTGATGAAGTGTTTGATATTGCTATCACTACCCGGTTTTATGTCAACAACGCCGCAAAGTTCTTAAATGACAAGAAACGACCCGGCGCGCTGCCAATCGTTACAAGGACCACCCAACAGCATGTTCCTAAAGGCGTGGTTGGGCAAATTACGCCGTGGAACTACCCCTTGACGTTAGGTGTTTCAGATGCCGTCCCAGCACTGTTAGCTGGAAATGGTGTGGTGGCAAAACCTGACCTTGCTACACCTTTTTCATGCCTTATCATGGTGAAGCTACTTATTGATGCAGGCCTCCCACCACATTTGATGCAGGTTGTGACTGGTTCAGGGGAGGTTGTTGGCGGGGCGATTGCTGATCAGTGTGATTTCTTGATGTTTACCGGCTCTACTAAAACTGGGCGGATTTTGGGGCGCCAGGTAGGTGAGCGTTTGGTGGGATTTTCTGCAGAGCTAGGCGGAAAGAATCCGTTGATTGTGGCTAAAGATGCTGATCTTGATCATGTGATAGCTGAGCTTCCGCAGGCATGTTTTTCCAACTCTGGCCAATTATGCGTATCTATTGAGCGGATTTATATCGAGGAAGAAGTGTATGAAGAGGTAGTGGAACGATTTGTTCGTGGTGTGCAACAGATGTCTTTGGGTGCTGGTTTTGAATGGTCAGTTGAGATGGGCTCATTGATTAATCAGGCACAGCTTGACCGAGTGTCTGAGTTTGTGGATCAAGCCAAAAGTGCTGGTGCAACTGTGCTGTGTGGTGGCAAGGCTCGCCCTGATCTGGGCCCCTACTTCTATGAACCTACCGTGCTGTCAGATGTGCCAGAAAGCGCTGCTTTGCGCACGGAAGAGGTCTTTGGTCCAGTGGTGTTTATGGAAAAGGTGGCCTCGCTTGAGATGGCAGTAACCAAAGCAAATGACACTTCTTATGGTCTGAATGCATCTGTTTTCGCATCCCCAGAGACTGGGCGTGGCGTGGCAAGACAGTTAGAAGCCGGCGGAGTGGGCATTAATGATGGCTATGCGGCAACGTGGGCGAGTGTGTCTACACCGTTGGGTGGCATGAAGCAGTCCGGGTTGGGGCGCAGGCATGGTGCGGAAGGCATGTTGAAGTACACGGAGATCCGCAATGTTGCTGAACAACGTTGGGTATCTATGCGGGGAAGTGCAAAAATATCCCGCAAGGTGTATGCCGACACAGTGGCAACCGCCTTGCGGGTGGGAAAAATTTTAAAGATCTTGCCCTAG